Proteins encoded together in one Pongo pygmaeus isolate AG05252 chromosome Y, NHGRI_mPonPyg2-v2.0_pri, whole genome shotgun sequence window:
- the LOC129025834 gene encoding testis-specific Y-encoded protein 3-like — MEAVQEGAAGVESEQVALGEEAVLVLDDIMAEVEVVAQEEGLVEPQEEAQRAQPGPGPMTPESALEELLAVQVELGPVNAQARKAFSRQREKMERRRKAHLDCRGAVIQSVPGFWANVIANHPQMSALITDQDEDMLSYMINLEVEEVKHPVHLCRIMLFFRSNPYFQNKVITKEYLVNITEYRASHSTPIQWYPDYEVEACRRRHHNSSLNFFNWFSDHNFAGSNRIAEILCKDLWRNPLPYYKRMKPPEEGTEISGDSQMLS; from the exons ATGGAGGCTGTACAGGAGGGGGCGGCCGGGGTGGAGAGTGAGCAGGTGGCTTTGGGGGAGGAGGCGGTGCTGGTGTTGGATGACATAAtggcggaggtggaggtggtggcccAGGAGGAGGGCCTCGTGGAGCCGCAGGAGGAGGCCCAGcgggcacagcctggccctgggcccaTGACCCCAGAGTCTGCACTGGAGGAGCTGCTGGCCGTTCAGGTGGAGCTGGGGCCGGTTAATGCCCAAGCCAGGAAGGCCTTTTCTCGGCAGAGGGAAAAGATGGAGCGGAGGCGCAAGGCCCACCTAGACTGCAGAGGCGCGGTCATCCAGAGCGTCCCTGGCTTCTGGGCCAATGTT ATTGCAAACCACCCCCAGATGTCAGCCCTGATCACTGACCAAGATGAAGACATGCTGAGCTACATGATCAACTTGGAG GTGGAAGAAGTGAAGCATCCCGTTCATCTCTGCAGGATCATGTTGTTCTTTCGGAGTAACCCCTACTTCCAGAATAAAGTGATTACCAAGGAATATCTGGTGAACATCACAG aataCAGggcttctcattccactccaattcagtgGTATCCAGATTATGAAGTTGAGGCCTGTCGCCGCAGACACCACAACAGCAGCCTTAACTTCTTCAACTGGTTTTCTGACCACAACTTCGCAGGATCTAATAGGATTGCTGAG ATCCTATGTAAGGACCTGTGGCGCAATCCCCTGCCGTACTACAAGAGGATGAAGCCACCTGAAGAGGGAACAGAGATTTCAG GGGACTCCCAGATGTTGAGTTGA